The Thermobispora bispora DSM 43833 genome window below encodes:
- a CDS encoding glucose-6-phosphate dehydrogenase assembly protein OpcA, producing the protein MTIFTLSDTTASKISSTLTMLRHQLGAPAIGMVLTLVVVVDEAGQYDATRAATEAAREHPSRILVLINRDPDEPNRLDAEVRVGESAPGEVVLLRLYGELTAHADSVIMPLLLTDTPVVAWWPGRCPTVPVKDPIGRLADRRITDARAAPDPIAAIRGRAATYAPGDTDLAWTRITVWRSLLAACFDEPVGRVERGVVEGAAGNPSAPLLAAWLSERLDVPVEVADSPGPGLTGVTLDLVGGERLTLTRTDGRMATLTLPGQPGRRVALARRSTTDLLDEELRRLDPDDIYAAAIRNLARTS; encoded by the coding sequence GTGACGATCTTCACCCTGTCCGACACGACCGCGTCGAAGATCTCCTCGACCCTCACCATGCTGCGGCACCAGCTCGGCGCGCCCGCGATCGGCATGGTGCTCACCCTGGTGGTCGTGGTCGACGAGGCCGGCCAGTACGACGCGACGCGGGCCGCCACCGAGGCGGCTCGGGAGCATCCCTCGCGGATCCTCGTGCTCATCAATCGCGATCCGGACGAGCCGAACCGGCTCGACGCCGAGGTCCGGGTGGGCGAGAGCGCGCCGGGCGAGGTGGTGCTGCTCCGCCTGTACGGCGAGCTGACCGCGCACGCCGACTCGGTGATCATGCCGTTGCTCCTCACGGACACCCCGGTGGTCGCCTGGTGGCCGGGCCGGTGCCCCACGGTGCCGGTGAAGGATCCGATCGGCCGGCTGGCCGACCGCCGGATCACGGACGCCCGGGCGGCGCCGGACCCGATCGCGGCGATCCGGGGCCGGGCCGCCACCTACGCGCCCGGCGACACCGACCTGGCGTGGACCAGGATCACGGTGTGGCGCAGCCTGCTCGCCGCCTGCTTCGACGAGCCGGTCGGCCGGGTGGAGCGGGGCGTGGTCGAGGGGGCGGCCGGGAACCCGAGCGCGCCGCTGCTCGCCGCGTGGCTGTCGGAGCGGCTGGACGTGCCGGTCGAGGTGGCCGATTCGCCGGGCCCCGGGCTCACCGGGGTGACCCTCGACCTCGTGGGCGGGGAGCGGCTCACGCTGACCCGGACCGACGGCCGCATGGCGACCCTGACCCTGCCCGGCCAGCCCGGCCGGCGGGTCGCCCTCGCCCGGCGGTCCACCACGGACCTGCTCGACGAGGAGCTGCGCCGGCTCGACCCGGACGACATCTACGCTGCCGCGATCCGCAACCTCGCCCGCACGTCCTGA
- the pgl gene encoding 6-phosphogluconolactonase codes for MSVPTVIVHRDAEVLAQAVAARLITRLVDTQAARGSAHLVLTGGGIGIATLAALAATPARDAIDWRSLDIWWGDERFRPSGDPERNETGAREALLDHVDVDPGRVHPMPGSDSGLTPEEAAEAYAAELAAAARPEDHGPVPSFDVLLLGIGPDAHVASLFPGQPAVYEEDRPVVAVHGAPKPPPTRLSLTFPAIQAAREVWVIAAGAEKAQAVWLALSGAGPYQVPAAAARGRQRTMFLLDRAAAAKIPPSLGRIASP; via the coding sequence GTGAGCGTTCCCACCGTCATCGTGCACCGCGACGCCGAGGTGCTCGCGCAGGCCGTCGCCGCCCGGCTGATCACCCGGCTGGTCGACACGCAGGCCGCCCGGGGCTCGGCCCACCTGGTGCTCACCGGCGGCGGGATCGGCATCGCGACGCTCGCCGCGCTCGCCGCCACGCCCGCCCGGGACGCGATCGACTGGCGGTCGCTCGACATCTGGTGGGGGGACGAGCGGTTCCGGCCGTCCGGCGACCCCGAGCGGAACGAGACCGGGGCGCGGGAGGCGCTCCTCGACCACGTGGACGTCGACCCGGGCCGGGTGCACCCGATGCCGGGCTCCGACTCGGGGCTCACCCCGGAGGAGGCGGCGGAGGCGTACGCGGCCGAGCTGGCCGCGGCGGCCCGGCCCGAGGACCACGGCCCGGTGCCCTCGTTCGACGTGCTGCTGCTCGGGATCGGGCCCGACGCCCACGTCGCCTCGCTCTTCCCCGGCCAGCCCGCCGTGTACGAGGAGGACCGGCCGGTGGTCGCGGTGCACGGGGCGCCGAAGCCGCCCCCGACCCGGCTCTCCCTCACCTTCCCCGCCATCCAGGCGGCCCGGGAGGTGTGGGTGATCGCGGCCGGGGCGGAGAAGGCGCAGGCCGTGTGGCTCGCCCTCTCCGGGGCCGGGCCGTACCAGGTGCCGGCGGCCGCGGCGCGGGGGCGGCAGCGGACGATGTTCCTGCTCGACCGGGCGGCGGCGGCGAAGATCCCGCCGTCCCTCGGTCGCATCGCCTCCCCGTGA
- a CDS encoding GNAT family N-acetyltransferase — MGFYRIRTTVDERPGRLASIAAALAEKGGNILGLSVQSDADGTVDEFLADVPASPEAIRAALEAAGGRGVRIVPATARELTDEPTRALLLAARLTAAPWRLPEVLAELLRADDARWVYGSSAGDLAGELPDPTLLVVPVAPRRAVRIRRTRLPFTLAEAARAAALARLVQPPREPATVGEPVRLADGAEVVVRPLTEHYRESLRDLHERCSPETRRLRYFTSLPQLPPDMFDRLCDRDRGRSFVAGRDGQVVALASLMFTPAPGIAEMSLLVEDRWQGKGLGGILARILLRQAGDLGLAEVRVTLLAENVRMRRLLGSLGATPMPTEDPRMLEARIPVGVMAMAS; from the coding sequence ATGGGGTTCTACCGGATCAGAACGACGGTGGACGAACGGCCGGGACGGCTGGCGTCCATCGCCGCGGCACTCGCGGAGAAGGGCGGCAACATCCTGGGGCTGTCGGTGCAGAGCGACGCTGACGGCACGGTGGACGAGTTCCTGGCGGACGTCCCCGCGTCACCCGAGGCGATCCGGGCCGCCCTGGAGGCGGCCGGAGGGCGCGGGGTGCGGATCGTGCCCGCCACCGCCCGCGAGCTCACCGACGAGCCGACGCGCGCCCTGCTGCTCGCCGCGCGGCTCACCGCCGCGCCCTGGCGGCTGCCCGAGGTGCTCGCCGAGCTGCTGCGCGCGGACGACGCACGCTGGGTGTACGGCTCGTCCGCCGGCGACCTGGCCGGAGAGCTGCCCGACCCCACGCTGCTCGTGGTGCCCGTGGCGCCCCGCCGGGCGGTCCGGATCCGCCGCACCCGCCTGCCGTTCACGCTCGCCGAGGCCGCCCGCGCGGCGGCCCTCGCCCGCCTGGTGCAGCCGCCCCGGGAGCCCGCCACCGTGGGCGAGCCGGTGCGGCTCGCCGACGGCGCCGAGGTCGTGGTCCGGCCGCTCACCGAGCACTACCGGGAGTCCCTTCGCGACCTGCACGAACGCTGCTCCCCGGAGACGCGCCGGCTGAGGTACTTCACCTCGCTCCCGCAGCTCCCGCCGGACATGTTCGACCGGCTCTGCGACCGCGACCGCGGCAGGTCGTTCGTGGCCGGCCGGGACGGCCAGGTGGTGGCCCTGGCGAGCCTGATGTTCACCCCCGCCCCGGGCATCGCGGAGATGTCCCTCCTCGTCGAGGACCGCTGGCAGGGCAAAGGGCTCGGCGGCATCCTCGCCCGGATCCTGCTGCGGCAGGCCGGCGACCTCGGGCTCGCCGAGGTACGGGTCACCCTGCTCGCCGAGAACGTCCGGATGCGCCGGTTGCTCGGCTCGCTCGGGGCCACGCCGATGCCCACCGAGGACCCTCGGATGCTCGAGGCGCGGATCCCGGTCGGGGTGATGGCGATGGCCTCCTAG
- a CDS encoding NAD(P)/FAD-dependent oxidoreductase codes for MTAPLSPDFVNGEVSFWYRSIGVPEPGGPLDGNLEADVAIVGAGYTGLWTAYYLKKAQPSLRIAVLEKEFAGFGASGRNGGWLTGALAGSPERYAKTHGADAVRRLQRAMFAAIDEVIKVAAAEGIDADIVKGGELTVARSAAQAARLHESLAAQRRWGWTEEDVRLLSTGELDSRIRVNGAVAATWTPHCARIQPAKLVRGLAEAVRRLGVEIYERTPVTEIAPGRAVTPRGTVRAGYVLRCTEGFTARIPGYRRAWLPLNSSMIVTEPLPDDVWAEIGWDGQELLGDMAHYYIYAQRTADGRIAFGGRGKPYLYGSRIDARGHTPAWTIGALWELLTAFFPAVARFRVDHAWSGVLGVPRDWCSTVHVDRATGLGWAGGYTGHGVTTSNLAGRTLCDLVLGRETELTGLPWVGRRVRAWEPEPLRWLGVHSMYRLYRLADARESAGLARTSVLAKIADLITGH; via the coding sequence ATGACTGCTCCGCTGTCGCCGGATTTCGTCAACGGTGAGGTGTCGTTCTGGTACCGCTCGATCGGGGTGCCCGAGCCGGGCGGCCCGCTCGACGGGAACCTGGAGGCCGACGTCGCCATCGTCGGCGCCGGGTACACCGGGCTGTGGACCGCCTACTACCTCAAGAAGGCGCAGCCGTCCCTCCGGATCGCCGTCCTGGAGAAGGAGTTCGCCGGGTTCGGCGCGTCGGGCCGCAACGGCGGCTGGCTGACCGGGGCGCTCGCCGGATCGCCGGAGCGCTACGCGAAGACCCACGGCGCCGACGCCGTCCGGCGGCTCCAGCGGGCGATGTTCGCGGCCATCGACGAGGTGATCAAGGTGGCCGCGGCGGAGGGCATCGACGCCGACATCGTCAAGGGCGGGGAGCTCACGGTCGCGCGCTCCGCCGCCCAGGCGGCCCGGCTGCACGAGTCGCTCGCCGCCCAGCGGCGGTGGGGGTGGACCGAGGAGGACGTCCGCCTGCTCTCCACCGGGGAGCTCGACTCCCGGATCCGGGTCAACGGCGCCGTGGCCGCGACCTGGACCCCGCACTGCGCCCGGATCCAGCCGGCCAAGCTCGTCCGCGGGCTCGCCGAGGCCGTGCGGCGCCTCGGCGTGGAGATCTACGAGCGGACCCCGGTCACCGAGATCGCCCCCGGCCGGGCGGTCACCCCGCGCGGCACGGTGCGGGCCGGCTACGTGCTCCGCTGCACCGAGGGGTTCACCGCCCGCATCCCCGGGTACCGCCGGGCCTGGCTGCCGCTGAACAGCTCCATGATCGTCACCGAGCCGCTGCCGGACGACGTCTGGGCGGAGATCGGCTGGGACGGCCAGGAGCTCCTCGGCGACATGGCCCACTACTACATCTACGCGCAGCGCACCGCCGACGGCCGGATCGCGTTCGGCGGGCGCGGCAAGCCGTACCTCTACGGGTCGCGGATCGATGCCCGGGGCCACACCCCCGCCTGGACCATCGGTGCGCTGTGGGAGCTGCTCACCGCGTTCTTCCCCGCCGTCGCCCGGTTCCGGGTGGACCACGCCTGGTCCGGGGTGCTCGGCGTGCCCCGCGACTGGTGCTCGACCGTCCACGTGGACCGGGCCACCGGGCTCGGCTGGGCCGGCGGCTACACCGGCCACGGGGTGACCACCTCCAACCTGGCCGGCCGTACCCTGTGCGACCTGGTGCTCGGCCGGGAGACCGAGCTCACCGGCCTGCCCTGGGTGGGGCGCCGGGTGCGCGCGTGGGAGCCCGAGCCGCTGCGGTGGCTCGGCGTCCACTCCATGTACCGCCTCTACCGGCTGGCCGACGCCCGGGAGAGCGCGGGGCTGGCCCGCACCTCCGTGCTCGCCAAGATCGCCGACCTCATCACCGGCCACTGA
- a CDS encoding amidohydrolase, translating to MCAEILFKGGRVFTPGGFAEAVLVRDGRIAAVGREADLVRLAPGAEPVDLAGGLLTPGFVDAHIHPVQAGLERAKCDLSGVFGLDAYLTKIAEYAAAHPDREWIDGGGWDMSAFPGGLPHRTQLDFLDRPVYLVQRDHHAAWVNTRALELAGITKDTPDPADGRIERDPDGTPSGVLHEGAMDLVGLLTPRPTAADLDAALMDAQSHLFSLGITGWQDAIVGSYAGSDDQLPVYLSAAESGRLKARVVGALWWDRTRGAEQIPELVERRARADGLPRFRATAVKIMQDGIPENFTAAVIEPYCGCGGTGLSYVDPELLPGYVKELDALGFQVHFHAIGERAVREALDALSGTDPANRHHIAHVQIIHPEDVPRFARIGVTANIQPLWATHHAQMDELCIPYLGPERARWQYPFADLVRHGTRLAAGSDWPVSSADPLQGMHVAVNRTEPGGSVHASYPTAQTPFLPEQRIDLRTILTAYTAGSAWVNGSPAGVIEPGRPADLVVLDRDPFALEPGEIWTTRVRMTFLDGECVYHA from the coding sequence GTGTGCGCTGAGATCCTGTTCAAGGGCGGCCGCGTCTTCACGCCCGGCGGCTTCGCCGAGGCCGTGCTCGTCCGGGACGGCCGGATCGCCGCGGTCGGCCGCGAGGCCGACCTGGTACGGCTCGCGCCCGGGGCCGAGCCGGTCGACCTCGCCGGCGGGCTGCTCACCCCCGGGTTCGTCGACGCGCACATCCACCCCGTGCAGGCCGGGCTGGAGCGCGCCAAGTGCGACCTGTCCGGGGTGTTCGGCCTCGACGCCTACCTCACGAAGATCGCGGAGTACGCGGCCGCGCACCCGGACCGGGAGTGGATCGACGGCGGCGGGTGGGACATGTCGGCCTTCCCGGGCGGCCTGCCCCACCGCACCCAGCTCGACTTCCTCGACCGGCCGGTGTACCTGGTCCAGCGCGACCACCACGCGGCGTGGGTGAACACCCGGGCGCTGGAGCTCGCCGGGATCACCAAGGACACCCCCGACCCGGCCGACGGCCGGATCGAGCGCGACCCGGACGGCACGCCGAGCGGCGTGCTCCACGAGGGCGCCATGGACCTCGTCGGCCTGCTCACCCCGCGCCCCACCGCCGCCGACCTCGACGCCGCCCTGATGGACGCGCAGTCCCACCTGTTCTCCCTCGGGATCACCGGGTGGCAGGACGCGATCGTCGGCTCGTACGCCGGGTCGGACGACCAGCTCCCGGTCTACCTGTCGGCCGCCGAGTCCGGGCGGCTCAAGGCGCGGGTGGTCGGGGCGCTGTGGTGGGACCGCACCCGGGGCGCCGAGCAGATCCCCGAGCTGGTGGAGCGGCGGGCACGCGCGGACGGGCTCCCCCGGTTCCGGGCCACCGCGGTGAAGATCATGCAGGACGGGATCCCGGAGAACTTCACCGCCGCGGTCATCGAGCCGTACTGCGGCTGCGGCGGCACCGGGCTCTCCTACGTGGACCCGGAGCTGCTGCCCGGGTACGTCAAGGAGCTCGACGCGCTCGGGTTCCAGGTGCACTTCCACGCGATCGGCGAGCGCGCGGTGCGGGAGGCGCTCGACGCCCTCTCCGGCACCGACCCGGCCAACCGGCACCACATCGCGCACGTGCAGATCATCCACCCGGAGGACGTGCCGCGGTTCGCCCGGATCGGGGTGACCGCGAACATCCAGCCGCTCTGGGCCACCCACCACGCCCAGATGGACGAGCTGTGCATCCCCTACCTGGGCCCGGAGCGGGCGCGCTGGCAGTACCCCTTCGCCGACCTGGTACGGCACGGCACCCGGCTCGCCGCCGGGTCCGACTGGCCGGTCTCCTCGGCCGACCCCCTGCAGGGCATGCACGTTGCGGTGAACCGCACCGAGCCGGGCGGCTCGGTCCACGCGTCCTACCCCACCGCCCAGACGCCGTTCCTGCCGGAGCAGCGCATCGACCTCCGGACGATCCTCACCGCGTACACCGCGGGGTCGGCCTGGGTGAACGGGTCGCCCGCCGGGGTGATCGAGCCGGGCCGGCCCGCGGACCTGGTCGTGCTCGACCGGGATCCGTTCGCCCTGGAACCGGGTGAGATCTGGACCACCCGGGTCCGGATGACGTTCCTCGACGGGGAGTGCGTCTACCACGCCTGA